In Monodelphis domestica isolate mMonDom1 chromosome 3, mMonDom1.pri, whole genome shotgun sequence, the following proteins share a genomic window:
- the MED26 gene encoding mediator of RNA polymerase II transcription subunit 26 isoform X4, which translates to MLLLALSQIHNMVAVLEVISSLEKYPITKEALEETRLGKLINDVRKKTKNEELAKRAKKLLRSWQKLIEPVTQNEPVPRGLPNPPGSANGGAHNCRPDVSPATVPGSKPIHELKNRNDIQKLNSPKTEKLGNRKRKGEHRDGHQGPPSKVSKASHELLQNSSPLPTNGIGGSPENFPSPLDVSLHTGPESSRTEHSENDKHSKIPVNAVKPHTSSPGLVKPSSTSSQLKTTVLQHHEKPEEPVGQHQPKSPRCSFSPSNLRHEPFVRQHPTYAPKGSLPSPSQRSHFLDATQASSPSSRAPSLMQPSTPPVPTKRPEASHQPGVEASQHWQEHTSSESHQRHLGTLQHMSPGCKVSSPPGEPLMPRVGFSPEASKMDSDDNAASGSDSKKKKRYRSRDYTVNLDGQVLEGGVKPVRLKERKITFDPMTGQIKPLTQKDSLQVDIPALAEQHRTEPDKPEQKTNLQSPFEQTNWKELSRNEIIQSYLNRQSSLLSSSGVQTPGAHYFMSEYLKQEESTRREARKTHVLVPNSISTDLPGVSREITNDDLNRIRQLHWPGVNGCYDTQGNWYDWTQCISLDPHGDDGRLNILPYVCLD; encoded by the exons ATGCTATTGCTTGCATTAagccag ATCCATAACATGGTGGCAGTGCTGGAAGTTATCTCCAGCTTGGAGAAATATCCCATTACCAAAGAGGCACTTGAG GAAACAAGGCTAGGAAAACTCATCAATGATGTAAGAAAGAAGACGAAAAATGAAGAACTTGCCAAACGTGCCAAGAAATTGTTGCGGAGTTGGCAAAAGTTAATTGAACCCGTGACCCAGAATGAACCAGTGCCAAGGGGATTGCCGAACCCACCTGGGTCAGCAAATGGCGGCGCTCACAATTGTAGGCCAGATGTGTCACCTGCTACAGTTCCTGGGTCCAAACCTATTCATGagctgaaaaatagaaatgatattcAAAAGCTGAACTCCCCGAAAACAGAAAAActgggaaatagaaaaagaaaaggagaacacCGTGATGGACATCAAGGCCCTCCTTCCAAAGTTTCCAAAGCTAGCCACGAACTGTTACAAAATTCTTCTCCCCTTCCAACTAATGGGATTGGGGGAAGTCCTGAAAATTTCCCCAGCCCTCTTGATGTCAGTCTTCATACAGGGCCTGAAAGCAGCAGGACAGAACACAGTGagaatgataaacacagtaagaTACCAGTCAATGCCGTCAAACCTCACACGAGTTCTCCCGGACTTGTAAAGCCTTCCAGCACTTCCTCACAACTAAAGACTACAGTGCTTCAGCACCATGAAAAGCCGGAAGAACCTGTAGGGCAGCACCAACCTAAGAGTCCCCGCTGTTCGTTTAGTCCTAGCAACCTAAGGCATGAGCCATTTGTCCGGCAGCATCCTACATATGCACCAAAGGGTTCTCTGCCTAGTCCATCTCAAAGGTCCCATTTCTTAGATGCTACCCAGGCTTCATCACCCTCTTCACGAGCACCATCACTGATGCAGCCCTCAACACCTCCGGTACCCACAAAAAGACCTGAGGCTTCCCATCAGCCTGGAGTAGAGGCTTCTCAGCACTGGCAGGAACACACGTCTTCTGAAAGTCATCAGCGGCATCTTGGGACCCTCCAGCACATGTCTCCTGGCTGCAAAGTGAGCTCGCCACCTGGGGAGCCCCTGATGCCACGGGTGGGGTTTTCTCCAGAGGCTTCCAAGATGGACAGTGATGACAATGCTGCTTCTGGGTCTGAcagtaagaagaagaagaggtaCAGATCTAGAGACTACACAGTGAACTTAGACGGACAGGTTCTAGAAGGAGGCGTCAAGCCTGTCaggttaaaagagagaaaaatcaccTTTGATCCCATGACTGGACAAATTAAACCTCTAACACAAAAGGATTCTTTGCAGGTAGATATCCCTGCCCTTGCTGAACAGCACAGGACAGAACCGGACAAGCCGGAACAAAAAACCAACCTGCAGAGTCCTTTTGAACAAACGAACTGGAAAGAGTTGTccagaaatgaaataattcagtCCTATTTAAACAGACAAAGTAGTTTGCTTTCCTCATCAGGCGTACAAACACCAGGAGCTCATTATTTCATGTCTGAATATTTAAAGCAGGAAGAAAGCACTAGAAGAGAAGCTAGAAAGACTCATGTTCTGGTGCCAAACAGTATATCCACAGACCTGCCTGGAGTTAGTAGAGAGATCACAAATGATGATCTCAACAGAATAAGGCAACTCCATTGGCCAGGGGTGAATGGTTGTTATGATACACAGGGTAATTGGTATGATTGGACGCAGTGCATATCTTTAGATCCACACGGTGATGATGGTAGATTGAACATCCTGCCTTATGTCTGCCTAGACTGA
- the MED26 gene encoding mediator of RNA polymerase II transcription subunit 26 isoform X5, protein MIHNMVAVLEVISSLEKYPITKEALEETRLGKLINDVRKKTKNEELAKRAKKLLRSWQKLIEPVTQNEPVPRGLPNPPGSANGGAHNCRPDVSPATVPGSKPIHELKNRNDIQKLNSPKTEKLGNRKRKGEHRDGHQGPPSKVSKASHELLQNSSPLPTNGIGGSPENFPSPLDVSLHTGPESSRTEHSENDKHSKIPVNAVKPHTSSPGLVKPSSTSSQLKTTVLQHHEKPEEPVGQHQPKSPRCSFSPSNLRHEPFVRQHPTYAPKGSLPSPSQRSHFLDATQASSPSSRAPSLMQPSTPPVPTKRPEASHQPGVEASQHWQEHTSSESHQRHLGTLQHMSPGCKVSSPPGEPLMPRVGFSPEASKMDSDDNAASGSDSKKKKRYRSRDYTVNLDGQVLEGGVKPVRLKERKITFDPMTGQIKPLTQKDSLQVDIPALAEQHRTEPDKPEQKTNLQSPFEQTNWKELSRNEIIQSYLNRQSSLLSSSGVQTPGAHYFMSEYLKQEESTRREARKTHVLVPNSISTDLPGVSREITNDDLNRIRQLHWPGVNGCYDTQGNWYDWTQCISLDPHGDDGRLNILPYVCLD, encoded by the exons ATG ATCCATAACATGGTGGCAGTGCTGGAAGTTATCTCCAGCTTGGAGAAATATCCCATTACCAAAGAGGCACTTGAG GAAACAAGGCTAGGAAAACTCATCAATGATGTAAGAAAGAAGACGAAAAATGAAGAACTTGCCAAACGTGCCAAGAAATTGTTGCGGAGTTGGCAAAAGTTAATTGAACCCGTGACCCAGAATGAACCAGTGCCAAGGGGATTGCCGAACCCACCTGGGTCAGCAAATGGCGGCGCTCACAATTGTAGGCCAGATGTGTCACCTGCTACAGTTCCTGGGTCCAAACCTATTCATGagctgaaaaatagaaatgatattcAAAAGCTGAACTCCCCGAAAACAGAAAAActgggaaatagaaaaagaaaaggagaacacCGTGATGGACATCAAGGCCCTCCTTCCAAAGTTTCCAAAGCTAGCCACGAACTGTTACAAAATTCTTCTCCCCTTCCAACTAATGGGATTGGGGGAAGTCCTGAAAATTTCCCCAGCCCTCTTGATGTCAGTCTTCATACAGGGCCTGAAAGCAGCAGGACAGAACACAGTGagaatgataaacacagtaagaTACCAGTCAATGCCGTCAAACCTCACACGAGTTCTCCCGGACTTGTAAAGCCTTCCAGCACTTCCTCACAACTAAAGACTACAGTGCTTCAGCACCATGAAAAGCCGGAAGAACCTGTAGGGCAGCACCAACCTAAGAGTCCCCGCTGTTCGTTTAGTCCTAGCAACCTAAGGCATGAGCCATTTGTCCGGCAGCATCCTACATATGCACCAAAGGGTTCTCTGCCTAGTCCATCTCAAAGGTCCCATTTCTTAGATGCTACCCAGGCTTCATCACCCTCTTCACGAGCACCATCACTGATGCAGCCCTCAACACCTCCGGTACCCACAAAAAGACCTGAGGCTTCCCATCAGCCTGGAGTAGAGGCTTCTCAGCACTGGCAGGAACACACGTCTTCTGAAAGTCATCAGCGGCATCTTGGGACCCTCCAGCACATGTCTCCTGGCTGCAAAGTGAGCTCGCCACCTGGGGAGCCCCTGATGCCACGGGTGGGGTTTTCTCCAGAGGCTTCCAAGATGGACAGTGATGACAATGCTGCTTCTGGGTCTGAcagtaagaagaagaagaggtaCAGATCTAGAGACTACACAGTGAACTTAGACGGACAGGTTCTAGAAGGAGGCGTCAAGCCTGTCaggttaaaagagagaaaaatcaccTTTGATCCCATGACTGGACAAATTAAACCTCTAACACAAAAGGATTCTTTGCAGGTAGATATCCCTGCCCTTGCTGAACAGCACAGGACAGAACCGGACAAGCCGGAACAAAAAACCAACCTGCAGAGTCCTTTTGAACAAACGAACTGGAAAGAGTTGTccagaaatgaaataattcagtCCTATTTAAACAGACAAAGTAGTTTGCTTTCCTCATCAGGCGTACAAACACCAGGAGCTCATTATTTCATGTCTGAATATTTAAAGCAGGAAGAAAGCACTAGAAGAGAAGCTAGAAAGACTCATGTTCTGGTGCCAAACAGTATATCCACAGACCTGCCTGGAGTTAGTAGAGAGATCACAAATGATGATCTCAACAGAATAAGGCAACTCCATTGGCCAGGGGTGAATGGTTGTTATGATACACAGGGTAATTGGTATGATTGGACGCAGTGCATATCTTTAGATCCACACGGTGATGATGGTAGATTGAACATCCTGCCTTATGTCTGCCTAGACTGA
- the MED26 gene encoding mediator of RNA polymerase II transcription subunit 26 isoform X2 has translation MTAAPASPQQIRDRLLQAIDPQSNIHNMVAVLEVISSLEKYPITKEALEETRLGKLINDVRKKTKNEELAKRAKKLLRSWQKLIEPVTQNEPVPRGLPNPPGSANGGAHNCRPDVSPATVPGSKPIHELKNRNDIQKLNSPKTEKLGNRKRKGEHRDGHQGPPSKVSKASHELLQNSSPLPTNGIGGSPENFPSPLDVSLHTGPESSRTEHSENDKHSKIPVNAVKPHTSSPGLVKPSSTSSQLKTTVLQHHEKPEEPVGQHQPKSPRCSFSPSNLRHEPFVRQHPTYAPKGSLPSPSQRSHFLDATQASSPSSRAPSLMQPSTPPVPTKRPEASHQPGVEASQHWQEHTSSESHQRHLGTLQHMSPGCKVSSPPGEPLMPRVGFSPEASKMDSDDNAASGSDSKKKKRYRSRDYTVNLDGQVLEGGVKPVRLKERKITFDPMTGQIKPLTQKDSLQVDIPALAEQHRTEPDKPEQKTNLQSPFEQTNWKELSRNEIIQSYLNRQSSLLSSSGVQTPGAHYFMSEYLKQEESTRREARKTHVLVPNSISTDLPGVSREITNDDLNRIRQLHWPGVNGCYDTQGNWYDWTQCISLDPHGDDGRLNILPYVCLD, from the exons ATCCATAACATGGTGGCAGTGCTGGAAGTTATCTCCAGCTTGGAGAAATATCCCATTACCAAAGAGGCACTTGAG GAAACAAGGCTAGGAAAACTCATCAATGATGTAAGAAAGAAGACGAAAAATGAAGAACTTGCCAAACGTGCCAAGAAATTGTTGCGGAGTTGGCAAAAGTTAATTGAACCCGTGACCCAGAATGAACCAGTGCCAAGGGGATTGCCGAACCCACCTGGGTCAGCAAATGGCGGCGCTCACAATTGTAGGCCAGATGTGTCACCTGCTACAGTTCCTGGGTCCAAACCTATTCATGagctgaaaaatagaaatgatattcAAAAGCTGAACTCCCCGAAAACAGAAAAActgggaaatagaaaaagaaaaggagaacacCGTGATGGACATCAAGGCCCTCCTTCCAAAGTTTCCAAAGCTAGCCACGAACTGTTACAAAATTCTTCTCCCCTTCCAACTAATGGGATTGGGGGAAGTCCTGAAAATTTCCCCAGCCCTCTTGATGTCAGTCTTCATACAGGGCCTGAAAGCAGCAGGACAGAACACAGTGagaatgataaacacagtaagaTACCAGTCAATGCCGTCAAACCTCACACGAGTTCTCCCGGACTTGTAAAGCCTTCCAGCACTTCCTCACAACTAAAGACTACAGTGCTTCAGCACCATGAAAAGCCGGAAGAACCTGTAGGGCAGCACCAACCTAAGAGTCCCCGCTGTTCGTTTAGTCCTAGCAACCTAAGGCATGAGCCATTTGTCCGGCAGCATCCTACATATGCACCAAAGGGTTCTCTGCCTAGTCCATCTCAAAGGTCCCATTTCTTAGATGCTACCCAGGCTTCATCACCCTCTTCACGAGCACCATCACTGATGCAGCCCTCAACACCTCCGGTACCCACAAAAAGACCTGAGGCTTCCCATCAGCCTGGAGTAGAGGCTTCTCAGCACTGGCAGGAACACACGTCTTCTGAAAGTCATCAGCGGCATCTTGGGACCCTCCAGCACATGTCTCCTGGCTGCAAAGTGAGCTCGCCACCTGGGGAGCCCCTGATGCCACGGGTGGGGTTTTCTCCAGAGGCTTCCAAGATGGACAGTGATGACAATGCTGCTTCTGGGTCTGAcagtaagaagaagaagaggtaCAGATCTAGAGACTACACAGTGAACTTAGACGGACAGGTTCTAGAAGGAGGCGTCAAGCCTGTCaggttaaaagagagaaaaatcaccTTTGATCCCATGACTGGACAAATTAAACCTCTAACACAAAAGGATTCTTTGCAGGTAGATATCCCTGCCCTTGCTGAACAGCACAGGACAGAACCGGACAAGCCGGAACAAAAAACCAACCTGCAGAGTCCTTTTGAACAAACGAACTGGAAAGAGTTGTccagaaatgaaataattcagtCCTATTTAAACAGACAAAGTAGTTTGCTTTCCTCATCAGGCGTACAAACACCAGGAGCTCATTATTTCATGTCTGAATATTTAAAGCAGGAAGAAAGCACTAGAAGAGAAGCTAGAAAGACTCATGTTCTGGTGCCAAACAGTATATCCACAGACCTGCCTGGAGTTAGTAGAGAGATCACAAATGATGATCTCAACAGAATAAGGCAACTCCATTGGCCAGGGGTGAATGGTTGTTATGATACACAGGGTAATTGGTATGATTGGACGCAGTGCATATCTTTAGATCCACACGGTGATGATGGTAGATTGAACATCCTGCCTTATGTCTGCCTAGACTGA
- the MED26 gene encoding mediator of RNA polymerase II transcription subunit 26 isoform X1, producing MGGDGQLNCLVRLAQRRGSPIWKGKIHNMVAVLEVISSLEKYPITKEALEETRLGKLINDVRKKTKNEELAKRAKKLLRSWQKLIEPVTQNEPVPRGLPNPPGSANGGAHNCRPDVSPATVPGSKPIHELKNRNDIQKLNSPKTEKLGNRKRKGEHRDGHQGPPSKVSKASHELLQNSSPLPTNGIGGSPENFPSPLDVSLHTGPESSRTEHSENDKHSKIPVNAVKPHTSSPGLVKPSSTSSQLKTTVLQHHEKPEEPVGQHQPKSPRCSFSPSNLRHEPFVRQHPTYAPKGSLPSPSQRSHFLDATQASSPSSRAPSLMQPSTPPVPTKRPEASHQPGVEASQHWQEHTSSESHQRHLGTLQHMSPGCKVSSPPGEPLMPRVGFSPEASKMDSDDNAASGSDSKKKKRYRSRDYTVNLDGQVLEGGVKPVRLKERKITFDPMTGQIKPLTQKDSLQVDIPALAEQHRTEPDKPEQKTNLQSPFEQTNWKELSRNEIIQSYLNRQSSLLSSSGVQTPGAHYFMSEYLKQEESTRREARKTHVLVPNSISTDLPGVSREITNDDLNRIRQLHWPGVNGCYDTQGNWYDWTQCISLDPHGDDGRLNILPYVCLD from the exons ATCCATAACATGGTGGCAGTGCTGGAAGTTATCTCCAGCTTGGAGAAATATCCCATTACCAAAGAGGCACTTGAG GAAACAAGGCTAGGAAAACTCATCAATGATGTAAGAAAGAAGACGAAAAATGAAGAACTTGCCAAACGTGCCAAGAAATTGTTGCGGAGTTGGCAAAAGTTAATTGAACCCGTGACCCAGAATGAACCAGTGCCAAGGGGATTGCCGAACCCACCTGGGTCAGCAAATGGCGGCGCTCACAATTGTAGGCCAGATGTGTCACCTGCTACAGTTCCTGGGTCCAAACCTATTCATGagctgaaaaatagaaatgatattcAAAAGCTGAACTCCCCGAAAACAGAAAAActgggaaatagaaaaagaaaaggagaacacCGTGATGGACATCAAGGCCCTCCTTCCAAAGTTTCCAAAGCTAGCCACGAACTGTTACAAAATTCTTCTCCCCTTCCAACTAATGGGATTGGGGGAAGTCCTGAAAATTTCCCCAGCCCTCTTGATGTCAGTCTTCATACAGGGCCTGAAAGCAGCAGGACAGAACACAGTGagaatgataaacacagtaagaTACCAGTCAATGCCGTCAAACCTCACACGAGTTCTCCCGGACTTGTAAAGCCTTCCAGCACTTCCTCACAACTAAAGACTACAGTGCTTCAGCACCATGAAAAGCCGGAAGAACCTGTAGGGCAGCACCAACCTAAGAGTCCCCGCTGTTCGTTTAGTCCTAGCAACCTAAGGCATGAGCCATTTGTCCGGCAGCATCCTACATATGCACCAAAGGGTTCTCTGCCTAGTCCATCTCAAAGGTCCCATTTCTTAGATGCTACCCAGGCTTCATCACCCTCTTCACGAGCACCATCACTGATGCAGCCCTCAACACCTCCGGTACCCACAAAAAGACCTGAGGCTTCCCATCAGCCTGGAGTAGAGGCTTCTCAGCACTGGCAGGAACACACGTCTTCTGAAAGTCATCAGCGGCATCTTGGGACCCTCCAGCACATGTCTCCTGGCTGCAAAGTGAGCTCGCCACCTGGGGAGCCCCTGATGCCACGGGTGGGGTTTTCTCCAGAGGCTTCCAAGATGGACAGTGATGACAATGCTGCTTCTGGGTCTGAcagtaagaagaagaagaggtaCAGATCTAGAGACTACACAGTGAACTTAGACGGACAGGTTCTAGAAGGAGGCGTCAAGCCTGTCaggttaaaagagagaaaaatcaccTTTGATCCCATGACTGGACAAATTAAACCTCTAACACAAAAGGATTCTTTGCAGGTAGATATCCCTGCCCTTGCTGAACAGCACAGGACAGAACCGGACAAGCCGGAACAAAAAACCAACCTGCAGAGTCCTTTTGAACAAACGAACTGGAAAGAGTTGTccagaaatgaaataattcagtCCTATTTAAACAGACAAAGTAGTTTGCTTTCCTCATCAGGCGTACAAACACCAGGAGCTCATTATTTCATGTCTGAATATTTAAAGCAGGAAGAAAGCACTAGAAGAGAAGCTAGAAAGACTCATGTTCTGGTGCCAAACAGTATATCCACAGACCTGCCTGGAGTTAGTAGAGAGATCACAAATGATGATCTCAACAGAATAAGGCAACTCCATTGGCCAGGGGTGAATGGTTGTTATGATACACAGGGTAATTGGTATGATTGGACGCAGTGCATATCTTTAGATCCACACGGTGATGATGGTAGATTGAACATCCTGCCTTATGTCTGCCTAGACTGA
- the MED26 gene encoding mediator of RNA polymerase II transcription subunit 26 isoform X3 — protein MEDYQGMTFFLEPSLQPCKIHNMVAVLEVISSLEKYPITKEALEETRLGKLINDVRKKTKNEELAKRAKKLLRSWQKLIEPVTQNEPVPRGLPNPPGSANGGAHNCRPDVSPATVPGSKPIHELKNRNDIQKLNSPKTEKLGNRKRKGEHRDGHQGPPSKVSKASHELLQNSSPLPTNGIGGSPENFPSPLDVSLHTGPESSRTEHSENDKHSKIPVNAVKPHTSSPGLVKPSSTSSQLKTTVLQHHEKPEEPVGQHQPKSPRCSFSPSNLRHEPFVRQHPTYAPKGSLPSPSQRSHFLDATQASSPSSRAPSLMQPSTPPVPTKRPEASHQPGVEASQHWQEHTSSESHQRHLGTLQHMSPGCKVSSPPGEPLMPRVGFSPEASKMDSDDNAASGSDSKKKKRYRSRDYTVNLDGQVLEGGVKPVRLKERKITFDPMTGQIKPLTQKDSLQVDIPALAEQHRTEPDKPEQKTNLQSPFEQTNWKELSRNEIIQSYLNRQSSLLSSSGVQTPGAHYFMSEYLKQEESTRREARKTHVLVPNSISTDLPGVSREITNDDLNRIRQLHWPGVNGCYDTQGNWYDWTQCISLDPHGDDGRLNILPYVCLD, from the exons ATCCATAACATGGTGGCAGTGCTGGAAGTTATCTCCAGCTTGGAGAAATATCCCATTACCAAAGAGGCACTTGAG GAAACAAGGCTAGGAAAACTCATCAATGATGTAAGAAAGAAGACGAAAAATGAAGAACTTGCCAAACGTGCCAAGAAATTGTTGCGGAGTTGGCAAAAGTTAATTGAACCCGTGACCCAGAATGAACCAGTGCCAAGGGGATTGCCGAACCCACCTGGGTCAGCAAATGGCGGCGCTCACAATTGTAGGCCAGATGTGTCACCTGCTACAGTTCCTGGGTCCAAACCTATTCATGagctgaaaaatagaaatgatattcAAAAGCTGAACTCCCCGAAAACAGAAAAActgggaaatagaaaaagaaaaggagaacacCGTGATGGACATCAAGGCCCTCCTTCCAAAGTTTCCAAAGCTAGCCACGAACTGTTACAAAATTCTTCTCCCCTTCCAACTAATGGGATTGGGGGAAGTCCTGAAAATTTCCCCAGCCCTCTTGATGTCAGTCTTCATACAGGGCCTGAAAGCAGCAGGACAGAACACAGTGagaatgataaacacagtaagaTACCAGTCAATGCCGTCAAACCTCACACGAGTTCTCCCGGACTTGTAAAGCCTTCCAGCACTTCCTCACAACTAAAGACTACAGTGCTTCAGCACCATGAAAAGCCGGAAGAACCTGTAGGGCAGCACCAACCTAAGAGTCCCCGCTGTTCGTTTAGTCCTAGCAACCTAAGGCATGAGCCATTTGTCCGGCAGCATCCTACATATGCACCAAAGGGTTCTCTGCCTAGTCCATCTCAAAGGTCCCATTTCTTAGATGCTACCCAGGCTTCATCACCCTCTTCACGAGCACCATCACTGATGCAGCCCTCAACACCTCCGGTACCCACAAAAAGACCTGAGGCTTCCCATCAGCCTGGAGTAGAGGCTTCTCAGCACTGGCAGGAACACACGTCTTCTGAAAGTCATCAGCGGCATCTTGGGACCCTCCAGCACATGTCTCCTGGCTGCAAAGTGAGCTCGCCACCTGGGGAGCCCCTGATGCCACGGGTGGGGTTTTCTCCAGAGGCTTCCAAGATGGACAGTGATGACAATGCTGCTTCTGGGTCTGAcagtaagaagaagaagaggtaCAGATCTAGAGACTACACAGTGAACTTAGACGGACAGGTTCTAGAAGGAGGCGTCAAGCCTGTCaggttaaaagagagaaaaatcaccTTTGATCCCATGACTGGACAAATTAAACCTCTAACACAAAAGGATTCTTTGCAGGTAGATATCCCTGCCCTTGCTGAACAGCACAGGACAGAACCGGACAAGCCGGAACAAAAAACCAACCTGCAGAGTCCTTTTGAACAAACGAACTGGAAAGAGTTGTccagaaatgaaataattcagtCCTATTTAAACAGACAAAGTAGTTTGCTTTCCTCATCAGGCGTACAAACACCAGGAGCTCATTATTTCATGTCTGAATATTTAAAGCAGGAAGAAAGCACTAGAAGAGAAGCTAGAAAGACTCATGTTCTGGTGCCAAACAGTATATCCACAGACCTGCCTGGAGTTAGTAGAGAGATCACAAATGATGATCTCAACAGAATAAGGCAACTCCATTGGCCAGGGGTGAATGGTTGTTATGATACACAGGGTAATTGGTATGATTGGACGCAGTGCATATCTTTAGATCCACACGGTGATGATGGTAGATTGAACATCCTGCCTTATGTCTGCCTAGACTGA
- the MED26 gene encoding mediator of RNA polymerase II transcription subunit 26 isoform X6: MVAVLEVISSLEKYPITKEALEETRLGKLINDVRKKTKNEELAKRAKKLLRSWQKLIEPVTQNEPVPRGLPNPPGSANGGAHNCRPDVSPATVPGSKPIHELKNRNDIQKLNSPKTEKLGNRKRKGEHRDGHQGPPSKVSKASHELLQNSSPLPTNGIGGSPENFPSPLDVSLHTGPESSRTEHSENDKHSKIPVNAVKPHTSSPGLVKPSSTSSQLKTTVLQHHEKPEEPVGQHQPKSPRCSFSPSNLRHEPFVRQHPTYAPKGSLPSPSQRSHFLDATQASSPSSRAPSLMQPSTPPVPTKRPEASHQPGVEASQHWQEHTSSESHQRHLGTLQHMSPGCKVSSPPGEPLMPRVGFSPEASKMDSDDNAASGSDSKKKKRYRSRDYTVNLDGQVLEGGVKPVRLKERKITFDPMTGQIKPLTQKDSLQVDIPALAEQHRTEPDKPEQKTNLQSPFEQTNWKELSRNEIIQSYLNRQSSLLSSSGVQTPGAHYFMSEYLKQEESTRREARKTHVLVPNSISTDLPGVSREITNDDLNRIRQLHWPGVNGCYDTQGNWYDWTQCISLDPHGDDGRLNILPYVCLD; this comes from the exons ATGGTGGCAGTGCTGGAAGTTATCTCCAGCTTGGAGAAATATCCCATTACCAAAGAGGCACTTGAG GAAACAAGGCTAGGAAAACTCATCAATGATGTAAGAAAGAAGACGAAAAATGAAGAACTTGCCAAACGTGCCAAGAAATTGTTGCGGAGTTGGCAAAAGTTAATTGAACCCGTGACCCAGAATGAACCAGTGCCAAGGGGATTGCCGAACCCACCTGGGTCAGCAAATGGCGGCGCTCACAATTGTAGGCCAGATGTGTCACCTGCTACAGTTCCTGGGTCCAAACCTATTCATGagctgaaaaatagaaatgatattcAAAAGCTGAACTCCCCGAAAACAGAAAAActgggaaatagaaaaagaaaaggagaacacCGTGATGGACATCAAGGCCCTCCTTCCAAAGTTTCCAAAGCTAGCCACGAACTGTTACAAAATTCTTCTCCCCTTCCAACTAATGGGATTGGGGGAAGTCCTGAAAATTTCCCCAGCCCTCTTGATGTCAGTCTTCATACAGGGCCTGAAAGCAGCAGGACAGAACACAGTGagaatgataaacacagtaagaTACCAGTCAATGCCGTCAAACCTCACACGAGTTCTCCCGGACTTGTAAAGCCTTCCAGCACTTCCTCACAACTAAAGACTACAGTGCTTCAGCACCATGAAAAGCCGGAAGAACCTGTAGGGCAGCACCAACCTAAGAGTCCCCGCTGTTCGTTTAGTCCTAGCAACCTAAGGCATGAGCCATTTGTCCGGCAGCATCCTACATATGCACCAAAGGGTTCTCTGCCTAGTCCATCTCAAAGGTCCCATTTCTTAGATGCTACCCAGGCTTCATCACCCTCTTCACGAGCACCATCACTGATGCAGCCCTCAACACCTCCGGTACCCACAAAAAGACCTGAGGCTTCCCATCAGCCTGGAGTAGAGGCTTCTCAGCACTGGCAGGAACACACGTCTTCTGAAAGTCATCAGCGGCATCTTGGGACCCTCCAGCACATGTCTCCTGGCTGCAAAGTGAGCTCGCCACCTGGGGAGCCCCTGATGCCACGGGTGGGGTTTTCTCCAGAGGCTTCCAAGATGGACAGTGATGACAATGCTGCTTCTGGGTCTGAcagtaagaagaagaagaggtaCAGATCTAGAGACTACACAGTGAACTTAGACGGACAGGTTCTAGAAGGAGGCGTCAAGCCTGTCaggttaaaagagagaaaaatcaccTTTGATCCCATGACTGGACAAATTAAACCTCTAACACAAAAGGATTCTTTGCAGGTAGATATCCCTGCCCTTGCTGAACAGCACAGGACAGAACCGGACAAGCCGGAACAAAAAACCAACCTGCAGAGTCCTTTTGAACAAACGAACTGGAAAGAGTTGTccagaaatgaaataattcagtCCTATTTAAACAGACAAAGTAGTTTGCTTTCCTCATCAGGCGTACAAACACCAGGAGCTCATTATTTCATGTCTGAATATTTAAAGCAGGAAGAAAGCACTAGAAGAGAAGCTAGAAAGACTCATGTTCTGGTGCCAAACAGTATATCCACAGACCTGCCTGGAGTTAGTAGAGAGATCACAAATGATGATCTCAACAGAATAAGGCAACTCCATTGGCCAGGGGTGAATGGTTGTTATGATACACAGGGTAATTGGTATGATTGGACGCAGTGCATATCTTTAGATCCACACGGTGATGATGGTAGATTGAACATCCTGCCTTATGTCTGCCTAGACTGA